One genomic segment of Sphingomonas sp. KR3-1 includes these proteins:
- the flhA gene encoding flagellar biosynthesis protein FlhA, translating to MPPAILNLLNKFGLNRDIALAGGVVAIIAMLILPIPGWLLDLGLALSITVSVMILMTALFIEKPLELSAFPTILLVATMLRLGLNLASTRLILTHGHEGHDAAGGVIGAFGEFLMGGEVIIGLTIFIILIVINFVVITKGAGRIAEVAARFSLDSMPGKQMAIDADLSAGMINEDQAKERRAEVEAESGFYGAMDGASKFVKGDAVAGLLITAVNIVVGLTIGVVSHGVPIGEAFHTYTVLTAGDGLVSQIPALIISIAAGLLVSKGGVKGKTGTALGDQLGRYPKAFGMVSFLMGALALMPGLPFLPFAIFSAASGFAAWKMSKNAAAKVALEKAVAAQQKAADAVVEQPISQTLAIDAVRIEIGYALLPMINDEQREPRLDDQVRALRRQMATDFGFVLPSVRIIDNMGLKPNEYVITIKETEAARGEIRVDKLLMINPGGGPAGLPGETTKEPVFGLPALWIDRELRDEAGFRGLTVVECGTIITTHLTELVKENIADLLSYTETQKLLTEVHKDVEKLVADIVPSKVSVSSVQRILQNLLSEGISIRDVPTILEGIAEAAPLTANLTQMTEHVRSRLARQISASQVRGEAIPVVTLSPEWDQEFAESILGNGDDRQLAMAPSSLHKFIAHVRETYDRLAQDGEIPCMLCSPAIRPFVRSIIERVRPATVVLSQNEIHSRARIRALGTIG from the coding sequence ATGCCTCCGGCGATCCTGAACCTTCTGAACAAGTTCGGCCTCAACCGCGACATCGCGCTCGCGGGCGGCGTGGTCGCCATCATCGCGATGCTGATCCTGCCGATCCCGGGCTGGCTGCTCGACCTCGGCCTGGCGCTGTCGATCACCGTCTCGGTGATGATCCTGATGACAGCCTTGTTCATCGAGAAGCCGCTGGAGCTCAGCGCCTTCCCAACGATCCTGCTCGTCGCGACGATGCTGCGCCTCGGCCTAAATCTCGCCTCGACCCGCCTGATCCTGACGCACGGCCATGAAGGGCATGACGCGGCAGGCGGCGTGATCGGGGCGTTCGGCGAGTTCCTGATGGGCGGCGAGGTCATCATCGGCCTGACCATCTTCATCATCCTGATCGTCATCAACTTCGTCGTGATCACCAAGGGCGCCGGGCGCATCGCCGAAGTCGCGGCGCGCTTCAGCCTCGACTCGATGCCCGGCAAGCAGATGGCGATCGACGCCGATCTCTCGGCCGGTATGATCAACGAGGACCAAGCCAAGGAGCGCCGCGCCGAAGTGGAGGCCGAGAGCGGCTTCTACGGCGCGATGGACGGTGCCTCGAAGTTCGTGAAGGGCGACGCGGTCGCCGGCCTGCTGATCACCGCGGTCAACATCGTCGTCGGCCTGACCATTGGCGTCGTCTCGCACGGCGTGCCGATCGGTGAGGCGTTCCACACCTATACCGTGCTGACCGCCGGCGACGGCCTGGTCAGCCAGATCCCCGCGCTGATCATCTCGATCGCGGCGGGCCTGCTCGTCTCGAAGGGCGGCGTGAAGGGCAAGACGGGCACTGCGCTGGGCGACCAGCTCGGCCGCTACCCCAAGGCCTTCGGCATGGTCTCGTTCCTGATGGGCGCGCTGGCGCTGATGCCGGGCCTGCCCTTCCTGCCTTTCGCGATCTTCTCCGCCGCCTCGGGCTTCGCCGCGTGGAAGATGAGCAAGAACGCCGCCGCCAAGGTCGCGCTCGAAAAGGCCGTGGCTGCGCAGCAAAAGGCCGCCGACGCCGTGGTCGAGCAGCCGATCTCGCAGACGCTGGCGATCGACGCGGTGCGCATCGAGATCGGCTATGCGCTGCTGCCGATGATCAACGACGAGCAGCGCGAGCCGCGCCTCGACGACCAGGTCCGCGCGCTGCGCCGCCAGATGGCGACCGATTTCGGCTTCGTCCTCCCCTCGGTCCGCATCATCGACAATATGGGCCTGAAGCCCAATGAGTATGTCATCACGATCAAGGAGACCGAGGCGGCGCGCGGCGAGATCCGGGTCGACAAGCTGCTCATGATCAATCCGGGCGGCGGCCCCGCCGGCCTGCCCGGCGAGACGACCAAGGAGCCGGTGTTCGGCCTGCCCGCGCTGTGGATCGATCGCGAGCTGCGCGACGAGGCAGGCTTCCGCGGCCTGACCGTGGTCGAGTGCGGCACGATCATCACCACGCACCTGACCGAGCTGGTGAAGGAAAACATCGCCGACCTGCTCTCCTATACCGAGACGCAGAAGCTGCTCACCGAAGTCCACAAGGACGTCGAGAAGCTGGTGGCGGACATCGTCCCGTCGAAGGTCTCGGTGTCGAGCGTGCAGCGCATCCTGCAGAACCTGCTGAGCGAAGGCATCTCGATCCGCGACGTGCCGACGATCCTGGAAGGCATCGCCGAGGCCGCACCGCTGACCGCGAACCTGACGCAGATGACCGAGCATGTCCGCTCGCGGCTGGCGCGCCAGATCAGCGCGTCGCAGGTGCGCGGCGAGGCGATCCCGGTGGTGACGCTGTCGCCCGAATGGGACCAGGAGTTCGCCGAGAGCATCCTCGGCAATGGCGACGACCGCCAGCTGGCGATGGCGCCCTCCTCGCTCCACAAGTTCATCGCGCATGTCCGCGAGACCTATGACCGGCTGGCGCAGGACGGGGAGATCCCGTGCATGCTGTGCAGCCCGGCGATCCGCCCGTTCGTCCGCTCGATCATCGAGCGGGTGCGCCCGGCAACGGTGGTGCTCTCGCAGAACGAGATCCACTCCCGCGCCCGCATCCGCGCGCTCGGCACAATCGGATGA
- a CDS encoding flagellar assembly protein FliX → MRIENLQAPLLRSLLAALPKAASGFSVAEGETAPARAPLPQGTVAAQPLNPSVAMLVTLAAANPAIERRRKQAADAERGIDMLDKLHREIVAGVVAPARLQEIVEWAQTFEPSDNPVLASILSDIDLRVRVELAKHDIQA, encoded by the coding sequence GTGCGTATCGAGAACCTCCAAGCGCCCTTGCTGCGCAGCCTCCTGGCTGCGTTGCCCAAGGCTGCGTCGGGCTTCTCGGTTGCCGAGGGCGAAACCGCCCCGGCGCGGGCGCCGCTGCCCCAGGGGACCGTCGCCGCGCAGCCGCTCAATCCCTCGGTCGCGATGCTCGTCACGCTTGCCGCCGCCAATCCGGCGATCGAGCGCCGCCGCAAGCAGGCAGCCGATGCCGAGCGTGGGATCGACATGCTCGACAAGCTCCACCGCGAGATCGTCGCCGGCGTCGTCGCGCCCGCGCGGCTCCAGGAAATCGTCGAATGGGCGCAGACCTTCGAGCCGTCGGACAACCCGGTCCTCGCCTCGATCCTGTCGGATATCGACCTGCGCGTCCGAGTCGAGCTCGCCAAGCACGATATCCAGGCCTGA
- a CDS encoding sigma-54 dependent transcriptional regulator, with protein sequence MGPIRMLLIGAPGSEFRRAAELAQSAGAEVTMADAPAPALDTLRAQGADLVMIDVLEDVVSFLGDLRRERFVVPVLACGISAPAERAVAAIRAGARDYVPLPPQRELIAAAIASVVERQAQVRIGDHPVLEHAMALAAAVAPSSAPVLVTGGKGSGKEMMAREIHRLSGRPEPIVTVECAGVAADVLESELFGHEEGAFPGAAARRVGRLESARGGTILLREVGALAPATQARLLAALIEKRFRRLGGDEEVPFAARLIVSTSLDLEEAVATGTFREDLLVRLGLARIEVPALAEHGDDIAALADHFIEQFAQADGLPARPLSDGAIAVLRAYGWPGNIRELRECIHRASLLAHGAKIEAEDLTRADGSPLEALVSLPAADGRIEVDSLIGRTVEEVERELILGTLERCHGNRTSASSILGISVRTMRNKLRTFIEGGIAVPPAA encoded by the coding sequence ATGGGACCCATCCGGATGCTGCTGATCGGCGCCCCGGGCAGCGAATTCCGCCGGGCAGCGGAGCTGGCGCAGAGCGCCGGCGCGGAGGTCACCATGGCCGACGCCCCCGCCCCCGCGCTGGACACGCTGCGCGCGCAGGGTGCCGACCTCGTGATGATCGACGTCCTTGAAGACGTCGTCTCCTTCCTTGGCGACCTGCGCCGCGAGCGCTTCGTCGTGCCCGTGCTGGCCTGCGGCATCTCCGCCCCGGCCGAGCGCGCGGTGGCGGCGATCCGTGCCGGAGCGCGGGACTATGTGCCGCTTCCGCCGCAGCGCGAGCTGATCGCCGCGGCCATCGCCTCGGTGGTGGAACGCCAGGCGCAGGTGCGCATCGGCGATCACCCCGTGCTCGAGCACGCCATGGCGCTCGCCGCCGCGGTGGCACCGAGCAGCGCCCCGGTGCTCGTCACCGGCGGCAAGGGCAGCGGCAAGGAAATGATGGCGCGCGAGATCCACCGGCTTTCGGGCCGGCCGGAGCCGATCGTGACGGTCGAATGCGCGGGCGTTGCCGCCGACGTGCTCGAGAGCGAGCTGTTCGGGCATGAGGAAGGCGCCTTTCCGGGCGCCGCCGCACGCCGCGTCGGCCGGCTCGAGAGCGCGCGTGGCGGCACGATCCTGCTGCGCGAAGTCGGCGCGCTGGCGCCGGCCACCCAGGCCCGGCTGCTCGCCGCGCTGATCGAGAAGCGCTTCCGCCGCCTGGGCGGGGACGAGGAAGTGCCGTTCGCGGCGCGCCTGATCGTCTCGACCAGCCTCGATCTGGAAGAAGCAGTGGCTACCGGCACGTTCCGCGAGGACCTGCTCGTCCGTCTCGGCCTCGCCCGCATCGAAGTGCCGGCGCTGGCCGAGCATGGCGACGACATCGCCGCGCTCGCCGATCATTTCATCGAACAGTTCGCCCAGGCCGACGGGCTTCCTGCCCGCCCGCTCTCGGACGGTGCGATCGCGGTGCTGCGCGCCTATGGCTGGCCGGGCAATATCCGCGAGCTGAGGGAATGCATCCACCGCGCCTCGCTGCTGGCGCACGGCGCGAAGATCGAGGCGGAGGACCTGACCCGCGCCGACGGTTCGCCGCTGGAAGCTCTGGTCTCGCTGCCGGCGGCCGACGGCCGCATCGAAGTCGACAGCCTGATCGGCCGCACCGTGGAAGAGGTGGAGCGCGAGCTGATCCTCGGCACGCTGGAGCGCTGCCATGGCAACCGCACCTCGGCGTCGAGCATCCTGGGCATCTCGGTGCGCACGATGCGCAACAAGCTGCGCACCTTCATCGAGGGCGGCATCGCCGTGCCGCCGGCGGCCTGA
- a CDS encoding flagellar protein FlgN, translated as MTEQLIDAMVSLTQIMEEESERLARGPFFAELPEIATVKLRLTGQIEAQVARMKREAPDDWADKLSTEEREELAEASRGLRDASTVNAQILARQIELSTEMMGAIAAEAQRLTGTRSMTYGACGGLGGMDAPAPISINARL; from the coding sequence ATGACCGAGCAGCTCATCGACGCGATGGTGTCCCTCACCCAGATCATGGAAGAGGAGAGCGAGCGGCTCGCCCGAGGGCCGTTCTTCGCCGAGCTTCCCGAGATCGCCACGGTCAAGCTGCGCCTCACCGGCCAGATCGAGGCCCAGGTCGCGCGGATGAAGCGCGAGGCGCCCGACGACTGGGCCGACAAGCTGTCGACCGAGGAGCGCGAGGAGCTGGCCGAGGCGAGCCGCGGGCTGCGCGACGCCTCCACCGTCAACGCCCAGATCCTGGCGCGCCAGATCGAGCTCTCGACCGAGATGATGGGCGCGATCGCCGCCGAGGCGCAGCGCCTGACCGGCACCCGCAGCATGACCTATGGCGCCTGTGGCGGCCTGGGCGGCATGGACGCGCCGGCGCCGATCTCGATCAACGCCCGGCTGTAA
- a CDS encoding rod-binding protein gives MRDLTSVQGPQAPTPPANPKQDAKNKATAKNFESVFLGQMTQLMLESVQQGEGEFSGGHGEEMFRGIMAEKLGNSIADRGGIGLAPMVLDQIIKLQQGSK, from the coding sequence ATGCGCGACCTGACTTCCGTCCAGGGCCCCCAGGCCCCCACCCCGCCGGCCAATCCCAAGCAGGATGCGAAGAACAAGGCGACCGCCAAGAACTTCGAGTCCGTGTTCCTCGGCCAGATGACTCAGCTGATGCTCGAGAGCGTGCAGCAGGGCGAAGGCGAGTTCTCGGGCGGGCACGGCGAAGAGATGTTCCGCGGCATCATGGCGGAAAAGCTCGGCAACTCGATCGCCGACCGCGGCGGCATCGGCCTGGCACCGATGGTGCTCGACCAGATCATCAAGCTTCAACAGGGTTCCAAATAA
- a CDS encoding flagellar basal body P-ring protein FlgI, with protein sequence MIALLLSLGIAQTATAQTRIKDVVNVENVRDNQLVGYGLVVGLAGTGDRLRNSPFTEESMQAMLERMGVNIRGTEMKTQNVAAVSITATMPPFARNGSRIDVQVSALGDASSLQGGTLIVSSLRGLDGEIYAVAQGNVAVSGFKGQGAAASVSRGVTTSARIAGGAIIEREVPYSLQSATGLKLALKNPDFATADRIAAAINGKYPGSATVLDPATVQLVPQQNFVGNVIDLVTRVGELQVKVDQPARVVINEASGTVVMNADVRITPVAIAQGGLTITVTESPQVSQPAPLSNGQTTVVPRTNVQVNDGNGASLALVDGASLQTLVSGLNTLGVSPRDLITILQAIKSAGALQADIEVQ encoded by the coding sequence ATGATCGCCCTGCTGCTGAGCCTGGGCATCGCACAGACTGCCACTGCCCAGACGCGGATCAAGGACGTCGTCAACGTCGAGAACGTGCGCGACAACCAGCTCGTCGGCTATGGCCTCGTCGTCGGCCTCGCCGGCACGGGCGACCGCCTGCGCAACTCGCCGTTCACCGAAGAGTCGATGCAGGCGATGCTCGAGCGCATGGGCGTCAACATCCGCGGCACCGAGATGAAGACGCAGAACGTCGCCGCCGTCTCGATCACCGCGACGATGCCCCCCTTCGCCCGCAACGGCTCGCGGATCGACGTCCAGGTCTCCGCGCTCGGCGACGCCTCCAGCCTGCAGGGCGGGACGCTGATCGTCTCGTCGCTGCGCGGCCTCGACGGCGAGATCTACGCGGTCGCCCAGGGCAATGTCGCGGTCTCCGGCTTCAAGGGCCAGGGCGCCGCCGCCAGCGTGAGCCGCGGCGTGACCACCTCCGCCCGCATCGCCGGCGGCGCGATCATCGAGCGCGAGGTTCCCTATTCGCTGCAATCGGCCACCGGGCTGAAGCTGGCGCTCAAGAACCCCGACTTCGCCACCGCCGACCGCATCGCCGCGGCGATCAACGGCAAATATCCGGGCAGCGCCACCGTGCTCGACCCGGCGACCGTCCAGCTGGTCCCGCAGCAGAACTTCGTCGGCAACGTGATCGACCTGGTCACCCGCGTCGGCGAGCTGCAGGTCAAGGTCGACCAGCCGGCCCGCGTGGTGATCAACGAAGCCTCGGGGACCGTGGTGATGAACGCCGACGTGCGGATCACGCCGGTGGCGATCGCCCAGGGCGGGCTGACGATCACCGTCACCGAAAGCCCGCAGGTCTCGCAGCCCGCGCCGCTCTCGAACGGCCAGACCACCGTGGTGCCGCGCACCAATGTGCAGGTCAACGACGGCAACGGCGCGAGCCTCGCCCTGGTCGACGGCGCCAGCCTGCAGACGCTGGTGAGCGGGCTAAACACGCTCGGCGTCAGCCCCCGCGACCTGATCACCATCCTTCAGGCGATCAAGAGCGCCGGCGCGCTCCAGGCCGATATCGAGGTGCAATGA
- the fliN gene encoding flagellar motor switch protein FliN → MDIEPHDIIPTDTASDQPSPVFEDFDLNLGNDVSHTGSEGLEAVHDVPVKVQAVLGRARMPIGELLQLGAGTVVELDRRVGEPVDIFVNDRLIARGEVVLIDNALGVTLTEIVRAEH, encoded by the coding sequence ATGGACATCGAACCGCACGACATCATTCCGACCGATACGGCGTCCGATCAGCCCTCGCCCGTGTTCGAGGACTTCGATCTGAACCTGGGCAACGACGTCAGCCATACCGGCAGCGAAGGCCTCGAGGCCGTCCATGACGTGCCCGTCAAGGTCCAGGCCGTGCTCGGCCGCGCGCGCATGCCGATCGGCGAGCTGCTCCAGCTCGGTGCCGGCACCGTAGTCGAGCTCGACCGCCGCGTCGGCGAGCCGGTGGACATCTTCGTCAACGACCGGCTGATCGCCCGTGGCGAAGTCGTCCTGATCGACAATGCGCTGGGCGTCACGCTCACCGAGATCGTGCGGGCCGAGCATTGA
- a CDS encoding flagellar motor switch protein FliG — MTMMAPIAEPPELKRFSGSQRAAALMLALGREHGAPIWEQLSTDEVKELSSTIAGLGRIPSAVVEHLLVQFTGEIASMSSMHGSYETTERLLAGILPSEKVKEIMEDIRGPSGRTMWDKLSNVSETVLAGALKHEYPQTVAVILTKLRPDHAARVIAELPRDFSVDVVMRMLRMETVQKDVINQVEQTLKAEFMTNLSRSQKRDPHEAMAELFNSLDRSTEEAMLNALDNKAPESAERIRALMFTFEDLGNLLPTAIAAIVRNADKRQMALALKGAPESLKTLFFGAMTERAAKLLREDMAGMGPVRARDCEEAQSALVRLAKDLADRGEILLVDPKSDDAMII; from the coding sequence ATGACGATGATGGCGCCGATTGCCGAACCGCCCGAACTCAAGCGCTTCAGTGGCTCGCAGCGCGCAGCCGCGCTGATGCTCGCCCTGGGCCGCGAACATGGTGCGCCGATCTGGGAACAGCTCTCCACCGACGAAGTGAAGGAGCTCTCCTCCACGATCGCCGGGCTCGGCCGCATCCCGTCGGCAGTCGTCGAGCATCTCCTCGTCCAGTTCACCGGCGAGATCGCCTCGATGTCTTCGATGCACGGCAGCTACGAGACCACCGAGCGCCTGCTCGCCGGCATCCTGCCGAGCGAGAAGGTCAAGGAGATCATGGAAGACATCCGCGGTCCCTCGGGCCGCACGATGTGGGACAAGCTCTCCAACGTCTCCGAGACCGTGCTCGCCGGCGCGCTGAAGCACGAATATCCGCAGACCGTGGCGGTGATCCTGACCAAGCTGCGCCCCGATCATGCCGCGCGCGTGATCGCCGAGCTGCCGCGCGACTTCTCGGTCGACGTGGTGATGCGCATGCTGCGCATGGAGACCGTGCAGAAGGACGTGATCAACCAGGTCGAGCAGACGCTCAAGGCCGAGTTCATGACCAATTTGTCGCGCTCGCAAAAGCGCGATCCGCACGAGGCGATGGCGGAGCTGTTCAACTCGCTCGACCGCTCGACCGAGGAAGCGATGCTCAACGCGCTCGACAACAAGGCGCCGGAAAGCGCCGAGCGGATCCGCGCGCTGATGTTCACCTTCGAGGACCTGGGCAATTTGCTGCCGACCGCGATCGCCGCGATCGTCCGCAACGCCGACAAGCGCCAGATGGCGCTGGCGCTCAAGGGCGCGCCGGAGAGCCTGAAGACGCTGTTCTTCGGGGCGATGACCGAGCGCGCCGCCAAGCTGCTGCGCGAGGACATGGCGGGCATGGGCCCGGTGCGCGCGCGCGATTGCGAAGAGGCCCAGTCGGCGCTGGTGCGCCTGGCCAAGGACCTGGCGGACCGCGGCGAGATCCTGCTCGTCGACCCCAAGTCCGACGACGCGATGATCATCTAA
- a CDS encoding flagellar basal body protein has protein sequence MDMPPILSGIRRQMENLSDKQRVISQNIANSETPGFKARTVQDADFSDLVGSSAGISIARPQVQLTAGMKGLGAIQPAGAGIVLDKDISETKPDGNNVTLEDQLLKLGQVQADFTAMTNLYRKQISMLKTAVGKGG, from the coding sequence ATGGACATGCCCCCGATCCTTTCCGGTATCCGCCGCCAGATGGAGAACCTCTCCGACAAGCAGCGCGTGATCTCGCAGAACATCGCGAACAGCGAGACGCCGGGCTTCAAGGCGCGCACCGTGCAGGACGCCGATTTCTCGGACCTGGTCGGCAGCAGCGCCGGCATCTCGATCGCCCGGCCGCAGGTCCAGCTGACCGCGGGGATGAAGGGCCTGGGCGCGATCCAGCCGGCCGGCGCCGGCATCGTGCTCGACAAGGATATCAGCGAGACCAAGCCCGACGGCAACAACGTCACGCTCGAAGACCAGCTGCTCAAGCTCGGCCAGGTCCAGGCCGACTTCACCGCGATGACCAACCTCTACCGCAAGCAGATCAGCATGCTGAAAACCGCTGTCGGCAAGGGCGGCTAA
- the fliF gene encoding flagellar basal-body MS-ring/collar protein FliF, with translation MEAIKNLVGQLGPKRLMLMGGVALALLAALAFVATRGSTSTMGFLYTDLDPSAAAAITEKLKAQNVEFQLSADGTSIMAPQDKLAELRMSMAGEKLGGKIGYEVLDEEQPFGVSASRAKMNETRAIEGELSKSIQTIQNVTAARVHIVMPERAMFAEESRKATAAVTVKTRGRIPSETVASIRYLVSSSVPELSPDSVSVVDQTGALLARAGDPSTASAGDADERQQAVEGKLRDEIESLLEPIVGQGKVRAEVSAQIDRDQSREESNVFDPDKQVISHQVSVETGDQNHENDAGAQTASVANQLPAAQSAANNAPGTSRQSASNQTSEDTTYDNSSTKTVTVRTPGKVTRLSVAVMVDGGDKGLAQPQIDRLQRLVENAVGADTQRGDSVVVESMKFNTGDAPADATTSFLSSLPMDRIWGLLQLVVIGVVGLVAIRMLKPKPVPAIEMAEAGPALPSGPSPEMLALAERAADGDVEAMQQLENMTPADVPQLDQEIALAQVDGRIKLSALKRIGDAISASPPEAASVIRQWMNA, from the coding sequence TTGGAAGCGATCAAAAACCTGGTGGGCCAGCTCGGCCCCAAGCGGCTGATGTTGATGGGAGGGGTGGCACTCGCACTGCTCGCCGCCCTGGCCTTCGTCGCCACCCGCGGCTCGACCTCGACCATGGGGTTCCTCTACACCGACCTCGATCCCTCGGCCGCTGCGGCGATCACCGAGAAGCTCAAGGCGCAGAATGTCGAGTTCCAGCTCTCGGCCGACGGCACCTCGATCATGGCGCCGCAGGACAAGCTGGCCGAGCTGCGCATGAGCATGGCCGGCGAGAAGCTGGGCGGCAAGATCGGCTATGAGGTGCTCGACGAGGAACAGCCCTTCGGCGTTTCCGCCAGCCGCGCCAAGATGAACGAGACACGCGCCATCGAGGGCGAGCTCTCCAAGTCGATCCAGACCATCCAGAACGTCACCGCCGCGCGCGTCCATATCGTGATGCCCGAGCGCGCGATGTTCGCCGAGGAGAGCCGCAAGGCGACCGCGGCGGTCACCGTCAAGACGCGCGGCCGCATCCCGAGCGAGACCGTCGCCTCGATCCGCTATCTCGTTTCCTCCTCGGTGCCCGAGCTTTCGCCCGACTCGGTCTCGGTCGTCGACCAGACCGGCGCGCTGCTCGCCCGTGCCGGCGATCCCAGCACGGCCAGCGCCGGCGACGCCGACGAGCGCCAGCAGGCGGTCGAGGGCAAGCTGCGCGACGAGATCGAATCGCTGCTCGAGCCGATCGTCGGCCAGGGCAAGGTCCGCGCCGAAGTCTCGGCCCAGATCGACCGCGACCAGTCGCGCGAGGAATCGAACGTCTTCGATCCCGACAAGCAGGTGATCTCGCACCAGGTCAGCGTCGAGACCGGCGACCAGAACCATGAGAACGACGCCGGCGCGCAGACCGCCTCGGTCGCCAACCAGCTGCCCGCCGCGCAGAGCGCCGCGAACAACGCGCCCGGCACCTCGCGCCAGTCGGCCAGCAACCAGACTTCCGAAGACACGACCTATGACAACAGCTCGACCAAGACGGTCACCGTCCGCACGCCGGGCAAGGTGACGCGCCTCAGCGTCGCGGTGATGGTCGATGGCGGCGACAAGGGCCTGGCCCAGCCGCAGATCGACCGGCTCCAGCGCCTGGTCGAGAATGCCGTGGGCGCCGACACCCAGCGCGGGGACTCGGTCGTCGTCGAGAGCATGAAGTTCAATACCGGCGACGCGCCTGCCGATGCGACGACGAGCTTCCTCTCGTCGCTGCCGATGGACCGGATCTGGGGCCTGCTCCAGCTCGTGGTGATCGGCGTGGTCGGCCTGGTCGCGATCCGGATGCTGAAGCCCAAGCCCGTGCCCGCGATCGAGATGGCCGAGGCCGGCCCGGCACTGCCCAGCGGCCCCTCGCCCGAGATGCTCGCGCTCGCCGAGCGCGCCGCCGACGGCGACGTCGAGGCGATGCAGCAGCTCGAAAACATGACCCCGGCCGACGTGCCGCAGCTCGATCAGGAGATCGCGCTCGCCCAGGTCGACGGCCGCATCAAGCTCTCCGCGCTCAAGCGCATCGGGGATGCGATCTCCGCGAGCCCGCCCGAGGCGGCCTCGGTGATCCGCCAGTGGATGAATGCATAG
- a CDS encoding FliH/SctL family protein, protein MSLHNVERFGFDRIFAVPPGKGGPIGPDAALEVATLRAELALLRSEQEAALTLARAQGYEAGLAQARAEREVALLSAVDALQAGIEGIDAQFGAVSERVTGEATEVALAAAELIAGRALEVAPGVAIDEALGRVLGQVARGTELQIRVHPDLMEDIEGRIADRQSRDRRKLNLTVVPDATIAVGDARIGWEEGGLALDAEARRAAVAEELQTLLKAA, encoded by the coding sequence ATGAGCCTGCACAATGTCGAGCGCTTCGGCTTCGATCGCATCTTCGCCGTGCCGCCGGGCAAGGGCGGCCCGATCGGCCCCGACGCGGCGCTCGAAGTCGCGACGCTGCGCGCCGAGCTGGCGCTGCTCCGCTCCGAACAGGAAGCGGCGCTGACGCTGGCGCGCGCGCAGGGCTATGAGGCCGGGCTCGCCCAGGCCCGCGCCGAGCGCGAAGTCGCGCTGCTGAGCGCGGTCGACGCGCTGCAGGCCGGCATCGAAGGCATCGACGCGCAGTTCGGCGCGGTCTCCGAGCGCGTGACCGGCGAGGCGACCGAAGTCGCGCTCGCCGCTGCCGAGCTGATCGCCGGCCGCGCGCTCGAAGTGGCGCCGGGCGTGGCGATCGACGAGGCGCTCGGCCGCGTGCTCGGCCAGGTCGCGCGCGGGACGGAACTGCAGATCCGCGTCCATCCCGACCTGATGGAAGACATCGAGGGCCGCATCGCCGACCGCCAGTCGCGCGACCGCCGCAAGCTCAACCTCACCGTCGTCCCCGACGCCACCATTGCGGTGGGCGATGCGCGGATCGGCTGGGAGGAAGGCGGGCTGGCGCTCGACGCCGAGGCACGCCGCGCCGCGGTGGCCGAGGAACTCCAGACGCTGCTCAAGGCGGCTTAA
- a CDS encoding DUF2147 domain-containing protein, translating into MLALLIGLAVAAAPAPQSTDAVVGRWKTPVKNGIVEIQRCGASICGRVISSDGLRANPNLADVNNSDKALRNRKIQNLQILAGFNQQGGGWYGGKIYNAEDGKTYSAEVTMSGPNQLNLRGCVFKPFCRTQTWTRVR; encoded by the coding sequence ATGTTGGCTTTGCTGATCGGGCTCGCTGTCGCGGCAGCCCCGGCACCTCAGTCCACCGATGCCGTGGTCGGCCGGTGGAAGACCCCGGTGAAGAACGGTATCGTCGAGATCCAGCGCTGCGGCGCGTCGATCTGCGGCCGGGTGATTTCCTCGGATGGCCTGCGCGCCAATCCAAACCTCGCGGATGTGAACAACAGCGACAAGGCGCTGCGCAACCGCAAGATCCAGAACCTCCAGATCCTCGCCGGCTTCAACCAGCAGGGCGGCGGCTGGTATGGCGGCAAGATCTACAATGCCGAGGACGGCAAGACTTATAGCGCCGAGGTCACGATGAGCGGTCCCAACCAGCTCAACCTGCGCGGCTGCGTGTTCAAGCCCTTCTGCCGCACCCAGACCTGGACCCGCGTCCGCTAA